In Pelomonas sp. SE-A7, one genomic interval encodes:
- the neuB gene encoding N-acetylneuraminate synthase, producing the protein MTQPVFFIAEAGVNHNGNLDLALQLVDVAAEAGADAVKFQTFKADKLATAQAAKAGYQVANTGEAGSQLEMLRRLELSAADHERLLAHCRQRGIAFMSTAFDEDSLALLAPLGMPAIKIPSGDISCGPLLLQAARLRQKLIVSTGMSTLSDIEQALGVIAFGLTTDAEPRGRADFDAAYCSAAGRQALREHVTLLHCVTQYPAPPAAVNLRAMDTMAAAFDLPVGYSDHTLGIEVSIAAVARGACVIEKHFTLDRQLPGPDHAASLEPAELRQLVQSIRNIEQALGSPLKQPAEQEMANRPIARRSIVATRPIRKGETLSADMLTSKRPGTGISPLEIWSLPGRVANRDYEADEAIEP; encoded by the coding sequence GTGACACAACCCGTCTTCTTCATCGCCGAGGCCGGCGTCAACCACAACGGCAACCTGGACCTGGCCCTGCAGCTGGTCGACGTGGCCGCCGAGGCGGGCGCCGATGCGGTCAAGTTCCAGACCTTCAAGGCCGACAAGCTGGCCACGGCCCAGGCCGCCAAGGCCGGCTACCAGGTCGCCAACACCGGCGAGGCCGGCTCGCAGCTGGAGATGCTGCGCCGGCTGGAGCTCTCGGCTGCGGACCATGAGCGGCTGCTGGCCCATTGCCGCCAGCGCGGCATTGCCTTCATGTCGACCGCCTTCGACGAAGACAGCCTGGCCCTGCTGGCGCCGCTGGGCATGCCGGCGATCAAGATCCCCTCGGGCGACATCAGCTGCGGACCGCTGCTGCTGCAGGCCGCCCGCTTGCGCCAGAAGCTGATCGTCTCGACCGGCATGTCGACGCTGAGCGACATCGAGCAGGCCCTGGGCGTGATCGCCTTCGGCCTGACCACCGACGCCGAGCCCCGCGGCCGGGCCGACTTCGACGCCGCCTACTGCAGCGCCGCCGGCCGCCAGGCGCTGCGCGAGCATGTGACCCTGCTGCACTGCGTCACCCAGTACCCCGCGCCGCCGGCCGCCGTGAACCTGCGCGCCATGGACACGATGGCTGCGGCCTTCGACCTGCCGGTCGGCTACTCCGACCACACGCTGGGCATCGAGGTCTCGATCGCCGCCGTGGCACGCGGTGCCTGCGTGATCGAAAAGCATTTCACGCTGGACCGCCAGCTGCCCGGCCCGGACCACGCGGCCTCGCTGGAACCGGCCGAACTCCGCCAGCTGGTCCAGTCCATCCGCAACATCGAACAGGCGCTGGGCAGCCCGCTGAAGCAGCCGGCCGAGCAGGAAATGGCCAACCGGCCGATCGCCCGCCGCAGCATCGTGGCGACCCGCCCCATCCGCAAGGGCGAGACGCTGAGCGCGGACATGCTGACCAGCAAGCGGCCGGGCACCGGCATCTCGCCGCTGGAGATCTGGTCGCTGCCCGGCCGGGTCGCCAATCGCGACTACGAAGCGGACGAAGCCATCGAGCCATGA
- a CDS encoding acetyltransferase has product MSQPAVIVIGAGGHAAVVGDALLAGGARLLGFTDMNSAVHGSTLCGRPVLGGDEVLNEYDPAEVMLANGLGSLGHEDRPLRQRVQEALEARGWRFCRVVHPAAIVSPFAQLASSAQVLAGAVVQPRASVGVGVIVNTRAVVEHDVRLGDWCHVAPGAVVCGDVSLGAGSHVGAGAVVRQGVKLGEQVLVGAGATVVGNFAGPCVLTGVPARPMESKQ; this is encoded by the coding sequence ATGAGCCAGCCAGCGGTCATCGTCATCGGAGCCGGCGGCCATGCGGCCGTCGTCGGCGACGCCCTGCTCGCGGGCGGCGCCCGGCTGCTCGGCTTCACCGACATGAACAGCGCTGTCCATGGCAGCACGCTATGCGGCCGCCCGGTGCTGGGCGGCGACGAGGTGCTGAACGAATACGACCCGGCCGAGGTGATGCTCGCCAATGGCCTGGGCAGCCTCGGCCACGAGGACCGGCCCTTGCGCCAACGGGTGCAAGAGGCGCTGGAGGCCCGGGGCTGGCGTTTCTGCCGCGTCGTCCATCCGGCCGCCATCGTGTCGCCGTTCGCCCAATTGGCGTCCTCGGCCCAGGTGCTGGCGGGCGCCGTCGTGCAGCCGCGCGCCTCGGTGGGCGTAGGCGTCATCGTCAATACGCGGGCGGTCGTCGAGCACGATGTCCGCCTGGGCGACTGGTGCCATGTGGCGCCGGGCGCCGTGGTCTGTGGCGACGTGAGCCTGGGCGCCGGCAGCCATGTGGGCGCCGGTGCAGTCGTGCGCCAAGGCGTCAAGCTCGGCGAGCAGGTGCTGGTGGGCGCAGGCGCCACCGTGGTGGGCAATTTTGCGGGTCCGTGCGTACTGACAGGCGTGCCGGCGCGCCCGATGGAATCAAAGCAATGA
- a CDS encoding nucleotidyltransferase family protein, which translates to MKSWERALIGPETSLRTALETINQVGCQMVLVVDEQRKLLGTLSDGDARRALLRGLTLTDKAGDAMHATPTTARGNDDRATRLSMMRRLGVHQLPVVDADGIVIGLETVDDFLSTPVRSETVIIMAGGLGSRLKELTHDTPKPMLRVGSRPLLETIVRGFSDQGFRNFYFAVNYKAEQIESHFGDGSRMGINVRYLREQQRLGTAGALSLLPEPPQGPIFVTNADLLTKENFAHMVDQHIQSGAVATMGVREYEMQVPFGVVRERDGTIEAIEEKPIQRFTVSSGMYVLSPAALELVPSDRFFDMPTLFETLVARGLPTRCHRIDGYWLDIGRLPDYERANLEFDEVFR; encoded by the coding sequence ATGAAGAGTTGGGAACGCGCCCTGATCGGGCCCGAGACAAGCCTGCGCACCGCGCTGGAAACGATCAACCAGGTCGGCTGCCAGATGGTGCTGGTGGTGGACGAGCAGCGCAAGCTGCTGGGCACGCTCAGCGATGGCGATGCGCGGCGCGCCCTGCTGCGCGGCCTGACCCTGACCGACAAGGCCGGCGACGCCATGCACGCCACGCCGACCACCGCGCGCGGCAACGACGACCGCGCCACGCGGCTCTCGATGATGCGCCGCCTCGGCGTGCACCAGCTGCCGGTGGTCGATGCCGACGGCATCGTCATAGGCCTGGAGACGGTCGACGATTTCCTGAGCACGCCGGTGCGCAGCGAGACCGTCATCATCATGGCCGGCGGTCTGGGCAGCCGGCTCAAGGAACTGACCCACGACACGCCCAAGCCCATGCTGCGCGTGGGCTCGCGGCCGCTGCTGGAAACCATAGTGCGGGGCTTCTCCGACCAGGGCTTCCGCAACTTCTATTTCGCGGTCAACTACAAGGCCGAGCAGATCGAGAGCCATTTCGGCGACGGCAGCCGCATGGGCATCAACGTGCGCTATCTGCGCGAGCAGCAGCGCCTCGGCACGGCCGGTGCATTGAGCCTGCTGCCCGAGCCGCCGCAGGGCCCGATCTTCGTCACCAATGCCGACCTGCTGACGAAGGAGAACTTCGCCCACATGGTCGACCAGCACATCCAGTCCGGCGCCGTGGCCACCATGGGCGTGCGCGAGTACGAGATGCAGGTGCCCTTCGGCGTGGTGCGCGAGCGCGACGGCACGATCGAGGCGATCGAGGAGAAGCCCATCCAGCGCTTCACCGTCAGCTCGGGCATGTACGTGCTGTCGCCTGCGGCCCTGGAACTGGTGCCCTCGGACCGCTTCTTCGACATGCCGACCCTGTTCGAAACCCTGGTCGCGCGCGGCCTGCCCACGCGCTGCCACCGCATCGACGGCTACTGGCTGGACATTGGCCGCCTGCCCGATTACGAGCGCGCCAACCTCGAATTCGACGAGGTGTTCAGATGA
- a CDS encoding acylneuraminate cytidylyltransferase family protein produces the protein MIAGRSVLALITARGGSKGVPGKNILPIGGKPLIQWTIDAARASRYIDRLILSSDDDAIMAAAAAGGCEVPFRREAALADDTASSIDVVIDALQRVPGHDIVVLLQPTSPLRSTADIDGTLERLVESQAPSCVSVRAAEEHPYWTFRTGSDGRLARYAEPPAGLPTRRQDLPEAWCLNGAVYAAQVDRFLADRSFLTAQTVGYPMPAERSLDIDTPADVERLIAAVQNARLPFHDRPDAAATPR, from the coding sequence ATGATCGCAGGCCGCTCGGTGCTGGCGCTGATCACGGCGCGCGGCGGTTCCAAGGGCGTGCCCGGCAAGAACATCCTGCCGATAGGCGGCAAGCCGCTGATCCAGTGGACCATCGATGCGGCACGTGCCTCGCGCTACATCGACCGCCTGATCCTGTCCTCGGACGACGACGCCATCATGGCCGCGGCAGCCGCCGGAGGCTGCGAGGTGCCGTTCCGCCGCGAAGCCGCGCTGGCCGACGACACCGCCTCGTCGATCGACGTCGTCATCGACGCGCTGCAGCGCGTGCCCGGCCACGACATCGTCGTGCTGCTGCAGCCCACCTCGCCGCTGCGCAGCACGGCCGACATCGACGGCACGCTGGAGCGCCTGGTCGAGAGCCAGGCGCCTTCGTGCGTCAGCGTGCGCGCGGCCGAGGAGCATCCCTACTGGACCTTCCGCACCGGCAGCGACGGCCGACTGGCCCGCTATGCCGAGCCGCCGGCCGGCCTGCCCACGCGCCGCCAGGACCTGCCCGAGGCCTGGTGCCTCAATGGCGCGGTCTATGCCGCCCAGGTGGACCGCTTCCTGGCGGACCGCAGTTTCCTGACCGCTCAGACGGTCGGCTATCCGATGCCGGCCGAGCGCTCGCTCGACATCGACACGCCTGCCGACGTCGAGCGCCTGATTGCCGCCGTGCAGAATGCGCGGCTTCCTTTCCACGACCGGCCCGACGCGGCAGCCACCCCAAGGTGA
- a CDS encoding N-acetyl sugar amidotransferase: MKKRDVITQYNLPTEVRFCKLCTVSNQRPRITFDENGVCSACNFANYKRTKINWEERERELVELCNRFRKGNGEYDVIVPCSGGKDGSFVAHQLKFKYGMNPLAVTWAPLKATEIGRRNLDAFIQSGFDNVLGTPNGQITRKLTRLSTQHLGDPFQPFIYGQTNYPMHMAVKHNVQLIMYGENGEVEYGGDMKNAFRPTREIKDHDKHYFSGLPPEFWVEHGVSQADLKPFMAPSYESIMENKTEIHFLGYYKFWDPQENFYYCREHTGFQPNTERSEGTYSKYASLDDRIDGYHYYLGYIKFGIGRTTSDAAHEIRDGKITREEGQALVRRYDGEFPQRYYQEFLDYCGITDEEFQAVVDSWRSDHLWRKTSEGWELKHAVWNDNGESQG; this comes from the coding sequence ATGAAGAAGCGAGACGTCATCACGCAATACAACCTGCCGACCGAGGTCAGGTTCTGCAAGCTGTGCACCGTGTCGAACCAGCGTCCGCGCATCACGTTCGACGAGAACGGTGTCTGCTCGGCCTGCAATTTCGCCAACTACAAGCGCACCAAGATCAACTGGGAAGAGCGCGAGCGCGAACTGGTCGAACTGTGCAACCGCTTCCGCAAGGGCAATGGCGAGTACGACGTGATCGTGCCCTGCAGCGGCGGCAAGGACGGCAGCTTCGTGGCCCACCAGCTGAAGTTCAAGTACGGCATGAATCCGCTGGCCGTGACCTGGGCGCCGCTCAAGGCCACCGAGATCGGCCGCCGCAACCTGGATGCCTTCATCCAGTCGGGCTTCGACAACGTGCTGGGCACGCCCAACGGCCAGATCACGCGCAAGCTGACCCGTTTGTCCACCCAGCACCTGGGCGACCCCTTCCAGCCCTTCATCTACGGCCAGACGAACTACCCGATGCACATGGCGGTCAAGCACAACGTGCAGCTGATCATGTACGGCGAGAACGGCGAGGTCGAATACGGCGGCGACATGAAGAACGCGTTCCGTCCGACGCGCGAGATCAAGGATCACGACAAGCATTACTTCTCCGGCCTGCCGCCCGAGTTCTGGGTCGAGCACGGCGTGAGCCAGGCCGACCTGAAGCCCTTCATGGCGCCCAGCTACGAGTCCATCATGGAGAACAAGACCGAGATCCACTTCCTCGGCTACTACAAGTTCTGGGACCCGCAGGAGAACTTCTACTACTGCCGCGAGCACACCGGCTTCCAGCCGAACACCGAGCGCTCGGAAGGCACGTATTCCAAGTACGCCAGCCTGGACGACCGCATCGACGGCTACCACTACTACCTCGGCTACATCAAGTTCGGCATCGGCCGCACCACCTCGGATGCAGCCCATGAGATCCGCGACGGCAAGATCACCCGCGAGGAAGGCCAGGCCCTGGTGCGCCGCTATGACGGCGAATTCCCGCAGCGCTACTACCAGGAGTTCCTGGACTACTGCGGCATCACCGACGAGGAATTCCAGGCCGTGGTCGACAGCTGGCGCTCCGACCACCTGTGGCGCAAGACCTCCGAGGGCTGGGAGCTGAAGCACGCGGTCTGGAACGACAACGGCGAGTCGCAGGGCTGA
- a CDS encoding imidazole glycerol phosphate synthase cyclase subunit, producing the protein MKKIRLIPRLDIKGPKLIKGIHLEGLRVMGDPQEFARRYYEQGADELLYVDVVASLYGRNSLHDIIERAARDVFVPLTVTGGIRSVEDVRKILRAGADKIGINTAATKRPELIREVARKFGSQCMVLSIEAKRIGDGRWEAYTDNGREKTGLDVVEWAQRGVELGAGEILLTSVDREGTREGFDTELLSAVSSVVPVPVIASGGMGRPEDAEKAVRQGSADAVAMADILHYGRSTVGEIRAAAKAAGLNLRTV; encoded by the coding sequence ATGAAGAAGATCCGACTGATCCCGCGCCTGGACATCAAGGGCCCCAAGCTGATCAAGGGCATCCACCTTGAGGGCCTGCGTGTGATGGGCGATCCGCAGGAGTTCGCCCGCCGCTACTACGAGCAGGGCGCCGACGAACTGCTCTATGTGGACGTGGTCGCCAGCCTGTACGGCCGCAACAGCCTGCACGACATCATCGAGCGTGCCGCTCGGGACGTGTTCGTGCCGCTGACGGTGACCGGCGGGATCCGGTCGGTCGAGGACGTGCGCAAGATCCTGCGCGCCGGTGCCGACAAGATCGGCATCAACACGGCCGCGACCAAGCGGCCCGAGCTGATACGCGAGGTGGCGCGCAAGTTCGGTTCGCAGTGCATGGTGCTGTCGATTGAAGCCAAGCGCATAGGCGACGGCCGCTGGGAGGCCTACACCGACAACGGCCGCGAGAAGACCGGCTTGGACGTCGTCGAATGGGCGCAGCGCGGTGTCGAGCTGGGAGCGGGCGAGATCCTGCTGACCTCGGTGGACCGCGAAGGCACGCGCGAAGGCTTCGACACCGAACTGCTGTCCGCCGTCTCCAGCGTGGTCCCGGTGCCGGTGATCGCCAGCGGCGGCATGGGCCGGCCCGAGGACGCAGAAAAGGCCGTGCGCCAGGGCTCGGCCGACGCGGTCGCCATGGCCGACATCCTCCACTACGGTCGCTCGACCGTGGGCGAGATCCGGGCGGCGGCCAAGGCCGCCGGCCTCAATCTGAGAACCGTATGA
- the hisH gene encoding imidazole glycerol phosphate synthase subunit HisH: MSEAQRPIVTVIDYGSGNLFSVARALEHVGAEARLSHGPAEIEQAERLLLPGVGAFEDGMQGLRERGLIEAIRRYASSGKPLLGICLGMQMLASVGEEFGVHEGLGLIPGRVVPVPAVDLDGSAQKIPHIGWADLSPAAPGAWQDSIFAGTAEGSSVYLVHSFQFRPDDEANRLADCFYGGHRIAAAVRSGRIVGCQFHPEKSGEAGLALLRAFVQQT; the protein is encoded by the coding sequence ATGAGCGAAGCGCAGCGTCCCATCGTCACCGTCATCGACTATGGCAGCGGCAATCTGTTCAGCGTCGCCCGGGCCCTGGAGCATGTGGGCGCCGAGGCCAGGCTGTCGCATGGCCCGGCCGAGATCGAGCAGGCCGAGCGCCTGCTGCTGCCCGGCGTCGGCGCTTTCGAAGACGGCATGCAAGGCCTGCGCGAGCGCGGCCTGATCGAAGCCATACGCCGCTACGCCTCGTCCGGCAAACCGCTGCTCGGCATCTGCCTGGGCATGCAGATGCTGGCCAGCGTCGGCGAGGAGTTCGGCGTGCATGAAGGCCTGGGCCTGATACCGGGCCGTGTCGTACCGGTGCCGGCCGTCGACCTGGACGGCAGCGCCCAGAAGATTCCTCACATCGGCTGGGCCGACCTCAGCCCCGCGGCGCCGGGCGCCTGGCAGGACTCGATCTTTGCCGGCACCGCCGAAGGCAGCTCGGTCTACCTGGTGCATTCCTTCCAGTTCAGGCCGGACGATGAGGCGAACCGGCTGGCCGATTGCTTCTACGGCGGCCATCGAATCGCCGCAGCGGTGCGCTCGGGCCGAATCGTCGGCTGCCAGTTCCATCCTGAAAAGAGTGGCGAGGCCGGCCTGGCCCTGCTGCGCGCGTTCGTCCAGCAGACCTGA
- a CDS encoding oligosaccharide flippase family protein, translated as MKFLRAGIVYAAANVASAAVPFLLLPLLTRVLTPEQYGQVVGFSMLTTLCMTLSGLNAHAALGVLWFKKPREEMPAYTGTAVALAVLSTGLVALLAAAVLAAWPQLAAGISPTWGALAALTAGAGVLLQCRLVLWQSQHRPLANAVVQVGASTLNVLLSLLAVLALGMGSEGRNGGIALAACLMGLLAVGLLRRDGDLRWAPRGIQFRELFAFGLPLILHSLAGVLLSTADRWTVSAHLGAHALGIYGAGAQLGMVMSILADAFVKAYGPWLYARLASRKEGDALGAVGAIYVAMPCFFILAAGVGLVLHWASMALLGARYQDAAAVLPWFMLGGAFSGVYLCTSVLFFYSARTGLLSLTTSSAALCGACCTWLLVHRFGIDGAAMGFALTQGLLALFTTTVAMRSFDLPWGNPGRALRSWHSQIFRAGHASPSPLS; from the coding sequence ATGAAGTTCCTGCGTGCGGGCATCGTCTATGCCGCGGCCAATGTGGCCTCGGCGGCGGTGCCTTTCCTGCTGCTGCCGCTGCTGACGCGGGTGCTGACGCCCGAGCAGTACGGCCAGGTGGTCGGCTTCTCCATGCTCACCACGCTGTGCATGACGCTGTCGGGCCTCAATGCCCATGCGGCGCTGGGCGTGCTGTGGTTCAAGAAGCCGCGCGAGGAAATGCCGGCCTACACCGGCACGGCCGTGGCCCTGGCCGTGCTGAGCACCGGGCTGGTGGCCCTGCTCGCGGCCGCCGTGCTCGCCGCCTGGCCGCAGCTGGCGGCCGGCATCTCGCCGACCTGGGGCGCCCTGGCTGCGCTGACGGCCGGTGCCGGCGTGCTGCTGCAATGCCGCCTGGTGCTTTGGCAAAGCCAGCACCGTCCGCTGGCCAATGCCGTGGTGCAGGTCGGTGCCAGCACGCTCAACGTGCTGCTTTCGCTGCTGGCCGTGCTGGCGCTGGGCATGGGTAGCGAAGGCCGCAACGGCGGCATCGCCCTGGCCGCCTGCCTGATGGGCTTGCTCGCGGTCGGCCTGCTGCGCCGCGACGGCGATCTGCGCTGGGCCCCGCGCGGCATCCAGTTCAGGGAGCTGTTCGCCTTCGGCCTGCCGCTGATCCTGCATTCGCTGGCCGGCGTGCTGCTCAGCACCGCCGACCGCTGGACCGTGTCGGCCCATCTGGGCGCTCATGCCCTGGGCATCTACGGTGCCGGCGCGCAGCTGGGCATGGTCATGTCCATCCTGGCCGACGCCTTCGTCAAGGCCTATGGGCCCTGGCTCTATGCCCGCCTGGCCAGCCGCAAGGAAGGCGATGCCCTCGGCGCCGTGGGTGCCATCTACGTGGCCATGCCCTGCTTCTTCATCCTGGCCGCCGGCGTGGGCCTGGTGCTGCACTGGGCCAGCATGGCCCTGCTGGGCGCGCGCTACCAGGACGCCGCCGCCGTGCTGCCCTGGTTCATGCTCGGCGGCGCCTTCAGCGGCGTCTATCTCTGCACCTCGGTGCTGTTCTTCTACTCGGCCCGCACCGGCCTGCTGTCGCTGACCACCAGCAGCGCGGCCCTGTGCGGAGCCTGCTGCACCTGGCTGCTGGTGCACCGCTTCGGCATAGACGGCGCGGCCATGGGCTTCGCCTTGACCCAGGGCCTGCTGGCCCTGTTCACCACCACCGTGGCCATGCGCAGCTTCGACCTGCCCTGGGGAAATCCGGGCCGGGCGCTGCGCAGCTGGCACAGCCAGATCTTCCGGGCCGGCCACGCCAGCCCTTCACCGTTGTCCTGA
- a CDS encoding Gfo/Idh/MocA family oxidoreductase: MTSTPTSSAAAGLRVAVIGLGRMGLRHVEAARRLGMDVCGAADTNPDALKAVQAQFGVAAEACFTDAYQMLATVKPAALVIATTAPTHAPFVLAAVEQGTRHILCEKPLATSLAEADAMLAACERSGTRLAVNHQMRFMAQYTQVKALIGSEELGPLASILVAGSNFGLAMNASHYFEMFRYLSDQPVAEVQAWFEDGQLANPRGPQFEDRSGRLLARSAAGPSMFIDFSASAGWGLQVVYICRHGQIVVDELNGDMRIAARQAQYRELPTTRYGMPVDIRVEQIEPADTVVPTMAVWQALLAGEGYPSGADGAHALGCLVAAHASHEAGGRAVRLDDPALPRERVFKWA; the protein is encoded by the coding sequence ATGACTTCCACCCCCACTTCCAGCGCGGCCGCCGGCCTGCGTGTCGCCGTCATCGGCCTGGGCCGCATGGGCCTGCGCCATGTCGAGGCGGCACGCCGGCTCGGCATGGACGTCTGCGGCGCAGCCGACACCAACCCGGACGCACTGAAGGCCGTGCAGGCCCAGTTTGGCGTGGCCGCCGAGGCCTGCTTCACCGACGCCTACCAGATGCTGGCCACGGTCAAACCGGCGGCCCTGGTGATCGCCACGACGGCGCCTACGCATGCTCCCTTCGTACTGGCCGCCGTCGAGCAAGGCACGCGCCACATCCTGTGCGAGAAGCCGCTCGCGACTTCGCTGGCCGAGGCCGACGCCATGTTGGCCGCCTGCGAGCGCAGCGGCACGCGCCTGGCCGTCAACCACCAGATGCGCTTCATGGCCCAGTACACCCAGGTCAAGGCGCTGATAGGCAGCGAGGAACTCGGACCGCTCGCCAGCATCCTGGTGGCCGGCTCCAATTTCGGCCTGGCCATGAATGCCAGCCACTACTTCGAGATGTTCCGCTACCTCAGCGACCAGCCGGTGGCCGAGGTGCAGGCCTGGTTCGAAGACGGCCAGCTGGCCAATCCGCGCGGCCCGCAGTTCGAGGACCGCTCGGGCCGATTGCTGGCGCGCAGCGCCGCGGGCCCGTCGATGTTCATCGATTTCTCCGCGTCCGCCGGTTGGGGCCTGCAGGTTGTCTACATCTGCCGCCATGGCCAGATCGTGGTCGACGAACTCAACGGCGACATGCGCATCGCCGCCCGCCAGGCCCAGTACCGCGAGCTGCCGACCACCCGCTACGGCATGCCGGTCGACATCCGCGTCGAGCAGATCGAGCCGGCCGACACCGTGGTGCCGACCATGGCCGTCTGGCAGGCCCTGCTGGCCGGCGAAGGCTATCCGAGCGGCGCCGATGGCGCCCATGCCCTGGGCTGCCTGGTGGCGGCCCATGCCTCGCATGAGGCCGGCGGCCGCGCCGTCCGCCTGGACGATCCGGCCCTGCCGCGCGAACGCGTCTTCAAGTGGGCCTGA
- a CDS encoding Gfo/Idh/MocA family oxidoreductase — protein sequence MKQWKIAIVGSGYMAQEHAKAFASLPGVQIVGVAGRSRQRAEALAAQYGTAVNDSVDALYAATQADAVVVAVNELSAREVCLAAFRHPWVCFLEKPVGVDLPQAEEIAAAAASAGTRAYVALNRRSYASTRQALAELATDDSPRLISVLDQQDMVSAREGGQPDEVVRNYMYANSIHLIDYLNLFGRGEIVSVQPTQAWNAEQPGHVVATVHYASGDVGVYQAVWNGPGPWSVTVTNSQVRLEMRPLEKLGVQRRGERRLTEAPADPVDTDFKPGLRHQAEQIVAVLEGQPTRLASLAEATRSMALCADIYGLRSAGRGA from the coding sequence ATGAAGCAATGGAAGATCGCCATCGTCGGCTCCGGCTACATGGCCCAAGAACATGCCAAGGCCTTCGCCTCGCTGCCCGGCGTGCAGATCGTCGGCGTGGCCGGCCGCTCGCGCCAGCGCGCCGAAGCGCTGGCCGCGCAGTACGGCACAGCGGTCAATGACAGCGTCGACGCCCTGTACGCCGCGACGCAGGCCGATGCCGTGGTCGTGGCCGTGAACGAGCTGTCGGCTCGCGAGGTCTGCCTCGCGGCCTTCCGCCATCCCTGGGTCTGCTTCCTGGAGAAGCCGGTCGGTGTGGACCTGCCCCAGGCCGAGGAGATCGCCGCAGCCGCCGCCAGCGCCGGCACGCGGGCCTATGTGGCGCTGAACCGCCGCAGCTATGCCTCGACCCGCCAGGCCCTGGCCGAGCTGGCCACCGACGACAGCCCGCGCCTGATCTCGGTGCTGGACCAGCAGGACATGGTCTCGGCCCGCGAAGGTGGCCAGCCGGACGAGGTGGTGCGCAACTACATGTATGCGAACTCCATCCACCTGATCGACTACCTGAACCTGTTCGGCCGCGGCGAGATCGTGTCGGTGCAGCCCACGCAGGCCTGGAACGCCGAGCAGCCCGGCCATGTGGTCGCGACCGTGCACTACGCCAGCGGCGACGTGGGCGTCTACCAGGCCGTCTGGAACGGCCCCGGCCCCTGGTCGGTCACGGTGACCAACAGCCAGGTCCGGCTGGAGATGCGTCCGCTCGAGAAGCTGGGCGTGCAGCGCCGCGGTGAACGCCGCCTGACCGAGGCTCCCGCCGATCCGGTGGACACCGACTTCAAGCCGGGCCTGCGTCACCAGGCCGAGCAGATCGTCGCCGTGCTCGAGGGCCAGCCGACCCGCTTGGCCAGCCTGGCCGAGGCCACGCGCTCGATGGCCCTGTGCGCCGACATCTACGGATTGAGGAGTGCCGGCCGTGGCGCCTGA